Sequence from the Feifania hominis genome:
ACTCACTGCCACACTCTTTGCACACTAATGTTTTGTCCTCGTACATTTCTTTCCCTCGCTTAGATCTAAAAATTTTTTCCCCCGAGTTGGACTTAAACCAACACCCTTGGAACACCAATGCTCTGACATTGAGCTATCAGGGATTATTGGAGAACCGCGCTCTCATCAAACTCGGCCATGACCTTTCGCCGGATCCGCCATATCGCGTTGTAAATCGACTTGACGGGCTTTGCAAAATGGTCAGCTATCTGCTGATAACTCTGGCCCTCGAGATAGAGCTGCAGTGCCTCTTGCTCAAAATGGGATAGTTCTCTTGCCACAAACTCTCGAAGATGCAGCAAAAACTCTCTGGTGATTACTTCCTCTGACGGGTCCTCCTGACTCGGAAACCCTGCCTGACCCGTCAAATTCAAATCCCTGTCGCTCTGATCAGACTGCTGGAAAAGTGAAATGTACGAGTTGAGCGGAATGTGTTTCTGGCGCCCGGCGGCTCTGATCGCCGTGAGAATCTGGCGGTCAATACAGACCTGGGCAAACGCGGAAAACGTAAATCCTCTTGAAAAATCATAGTCGGTAATAGCCTTGTAGAGGCCAATCATGCCCTCTTGCACGACATCGTCGCTCTCGGCGCCTATGATGTAAAACTTGCGCGACGCGGTTTTGACCAGCGGCGCATAGCGTGAGAGGAGCTGCCCC
This genomic interval carries:
- a CDS encoding sigma-70 family RNA polymerase sigma factor, whose translation is MPQVERNIVYESEPDDALIRLAQSGDTQAAGQLLSRYAPLVKTASRKFYIIGAESDDVVQEGMIGLYKAITDYDFSRGFTFSAFAQVCIDRQILTAIRAAGRQKHIPLNSYISLFQQSDQSDRDLNLTGQAGFPSQEDPSEEVITREFLLHLREFVARELSHFEQEALQLYLEGQSYQQIADHFAKPVKSIYNAIWRIRRKVMAEFDESAVLQ